A genomic region of Kribbella sp. NBC_00382 contains the following coding sequences:
- a CDS encoding DUF1800 domain-containing protein gives MARRAAIGAVAGTLAAGGLAAEIVSRPDTLRNRVLASARAEDPTGTTVAARARVAQQPSLASDGEDRDSSFVAGKGSKATGQTGKPTEYAGYAAAAKAGRASPGLLTSKSGPLTDAQAKRHLLNRVTFGPRPADVQSLERLGIDKWLAAQLSPTAKDAAGDKVWRAVPLAGADPATVRRSIPEYSWEAMFHTGIATLGRQVFGSRQLYEVVVDVFANHLHVATPSDRGWDVAPQYAVSVIRRHAFGRYSDMLHAAMRHPAMLRFLDNDASTRDSVNENLGRELLELHTVGVSSGYTEKDVRASAYVLSGRGATKDGVFEYVADKHKTGRVKVLGWSAANSSGKGGLAAGDRYLDYLAKHPATAKTIARKLVVRFVGDSPPAELVDRLAQIYLRNNTAILPMLTALFRSSEFWNSLGSKTKRPLEDVVSSARALDLPFGPATPKGLEAVYWELNNLGHAPLAWPSPNGYPDVAPAWASAGQMLERWSMHRAMTYGWWEGMKQAKLPAALQPRKGDTYRQWFDRLGERLLGQQLDTRQRAALSTFVGAKATSRVDRGRMEWQAGHVVALVLDSPQFLAR, from the coding sequence GTGGCCCGCCGGGCGGCCATAGGTGCCGTCGCAGGCACCCTGGCCGCCGGCGGGTTGGCTGCGGAGATCGTCAGCCGCCCGGACACCCTCCGGAACCGCGTCCTGGCTTCGGCCCGCGCTGAGGACCCGACCGGTACTACGGTCGCCGCCCGCGCCCGGGTCGCCCAGCAGCCCAGCCTTGCCAGCGACGGCGAGGACCGCGACTCCAGCTTCGTTGCAGGTAAGGGCTCCAAGGCCACCGGGCAGACCGGCAAGCCCACCGAGTACGCCGGCTACGCGGCCGCCGCCAAGGCCGGTCGCGCCTCCCCCGGGCTGCTGACCAGTAAGAGTGGTCCGCTGACCGATGCGCAGGCCAAGCGGCATTTGCTCAATCGCGTGACGTTCGGGCCGCGGCCTGCCGACGTACAGAGTCTTGAACGGCTCGGGATCGACAAGTGGCTGGCGGCTCAGTTGTCGCCGACGGCCAAGGATGCGGCCGGCGACAAGGTCTGGCGTGCTGTTCCGTTGGCAGGTGCGGATCCGGCGACTGTCCGGCGGTCGATTCCTGAGTATTCGTGGGAAGCGATGTTCCATACGGGGATCGCGACGCTCGGGCGGCAGGTCTTCGGGAGCAGGCAGCTGTACGAGGTCGTGGTGGATGTCTTCGCCAACCACCTGCACGTCGCGACGCCGTCGGACCGGGGCTGGGACGTCGCGCCGCAGTACGCGGTGTCGGTGATCCGGCGACATGCCTTTGGGCGGTACAGCGATATGTTGCACGCCGCTATGCGGCATCCGGCGATGCTGCGGTTCCTCGACAACGACGCCTCGACGCGCGACAGCGTCAACGAGAACCTCGGTCGTGAGCTGCTGGAGCTGCACACGGTTGGAGTGTCGTCCGGCTATACAGAGAAGGATGTGCGCGCCAGTGCTTATGTACTGAGCGGTCGCGGCGCTACCAAGGACGGCGTCTTCGAGTACGTCGCTGACAAGCACAAGACCGGCCGGGTGAAGGTTCTCGGCTGGTCTGCGGCCAACAGCTCGGGCAAGGGCGGTCTGGCCGCCGGCGATCGCTACCTCGACTACCTGGCCAAGCACCCGGCAACTGCGAAGACGATCGCGCGCAAACTCGTTGTACGGTTCGTAGGCGACTCTCCCCCGGCCGAGCTGGTCGACCGGCTGGCGCAGATCTACCTGCGCAACAACACGGCCATCCTGCCGATGCTGACCGCACTGTTCCGCAGCAGCGAGTTCTGGAACTCCCTTGGCAGCAAGACGAAGCGGCCACTGGAAGACGTCGTGAGCAGCGCGCGAGCACTCGACCTGCCGTTCGGACCGGCCACGCCCAAGGGCCTGGAGGCCGTCTACTGGGAGCTCAACAACCTCGGCCATGCACCGCTGGCCTGGCCCTCCCCCAACGGCTACCCCGACGTTGCCCCGGCCTGGGCGTCTGCCGGCCAGATGCTCGAGCGCTGGTCGATGCACCGCGCGATGACGTACGGCTGGTGGGAGGGGATGAAGCAGGCGAAGCTGCCGGCCGCCCTGCAACCTCGTAAGGGCGATACCTACCGGCAGTGGTTCGACCGGCTGGGTGAGCGCCTCCTCGGGCAGCAGCTCGACACCAGGCAGCGCGCGGCGCTGTCGACGTTTGTCGGCGCCAAGGCCACCTCCCGGGTCGACCGGGGACGGATGGAGTGGCAGGCAGGGCACGTCGTCGCCCTGGTCCTCGACTCCCCACAGTTCCTTGCTCGGTGA
- the tuf gene encoding elongation factor Tu — protein sequence MAKAKFERTKPHVNIGTIGHIDHGKTTLTAAITKVLHDKYPTLNEASAFDQIDKAPEERQRGITISIAHVEYQTEARHYAHVDCPGHADYIKNMITGAAQMDGAILVVAATDGPMPQTREHVLLARQVGVPAMVVALNKCDMVDDEEILELVELEVRELLSEQEFDGDNAPVVHVAAHPALQGDEKWGESILKLMDAVDAYIPQPVREIDKPFLMPVEDVFTITGRGTVITGRIERGVVKVNETVDLIGIRAEKQTTTVTGIEMFRKLLDTGEAGENVGLLLRGTKREDVERGMVVIKPGTTTPHTNFDASVYILSKEEGGRHTPFFQNYRPQFYFRTTDVTGVVTLPEGTEMVMPGDNTDMSVELIQPIAMEEGLKFAIREGGRTVGAGRVTKILK from the coding sequence GTGGCTAAGGCGAAGTTCGAGCGGACTAAGCCGCACGTCAACATCGGCACCATCGGTCACATCGACCACGGTAAGACCACTCTTACCGCGGCGATCACCAAGGTGCTGCACGACAAGTACCCGACCCTCAACGAGGCGTCGGCCTTCGATCAGATCGACAAGGCGCCGGAAGAGCGTCAGCGCGGTATCACCATCTCCATCGCGCACGTCGAGTACCAGACCGAAGCCCGGCACTACGCCCACGTCGACTGCCCCGGGCACGCGGACTACATCAAGAACATGATCACCGGTGCGGCCCAGATGGACGGTGCGATCCTGGTCGTCGCGGCCACCGACGGCCCGATGCCCCAGACGCGTGAGCACGTGCTGCTCGCCCGTCAGGTCGGCGTGCCGGCGATGGTCGTCGCGCTGAACAAGTGCGACATGGTCGACGACGAGGAGATCCTGGAGCTCGTCGAGCTCGAGGTTCGCGAGCTGCTCTCCGAGCAGGAGTTCGACGGTGACAACGCGCCGGTCGTGCACGTTGCCGCCCACCCGGCCCTGCAGGGTGACGAGAAGTGGGGTGAGTCGATCCTGAAGCTGATGGATGCGGTCGACGCCTACATCCCGCAGCCGGTTCGCGAGATCGACAAGCCGTTCCTGATGCCGGTGGAGGATGTCTTCACCATCACGGGTCGCGGCACCGTCATCACCGGCCGGATCGAGCGTGGCGTGGTCAAGGTCAACGAGACCGTCGACCTGATCGGCATCCGTGCCGAGAAGCAGACCACCACGGTCACCGGCATCGAGATGTTCCGCAAGCTGCTCGACACCGGTGAAGCCGGCGAGAACGTCGGTCTGCTGCTTCGTGGCACCAAGCGCGAAGACGTGGAGCGCGGCATGGTCGTCATCAAGCCGGGCACCACGACCCCGCACACCAACTTCGACGCGTCGGTCTACATCCTGTCGAAGGAGGAGGGCGGCCGTCACACGCCGTTCTTCCAGAACTACCGGCCCCAGTTCTACTTCCGCACCACGGACGTCACCGGCGTCGTCACGCTGCCCGAGGGCACCGAGATGGTCATGCCGGGCGACAACACCGACATGTCGGTCGAGCTGATCCAGCCGATCGCCATGGAAGAGGGCCTGAAGTTCGCGATCCGTGAAGGTGGCCGCACCGTCGGCGCCGGCCGGGTCACCAAGATCCTCAAGTGA
- the rplD gene encoding 50S ribosomal protein L4: MSTVDVVVVKGDKVSKKGSAELPAELFDVQVNIPLIHQVVVAQLAAARQGTHKVKRRGEVSGGGAKPYRQKGTGRARQGSTRAPQFTGGGVVHGPTPRDYSQRTPKKMIAAALRGALSDRAREGRVHVVDQFVDGDVPSTKAAKAVLAEVTEFLKVLVVVERDDDVSLLSLRNVPTVHLIAADQLNAYDVLCNDAIIFTSKSLETFVAGTPKGKSVKAVATSTEAEQEVEA, from the coding sequence ATGAGCACCGTTGACGTCGTCGTCGTGAAGGGCGACAAGGTCAGCAAGAAGGGCTCCGCGGAGCTCCCCGCCGAGCTGTTCGACGTCCAGGTCAACATTCCGTTGATCCACCAGGTCGTCGTGGCCCAGCTGGCCGCCGCCCGTCAGGGCACCCACAAGGTCAAGCGCCGTGGGGAGGTGTCCGGTGGTGGCGCCAAGCCGTACCGCCAGAAGGGCACCGGCCGCGCCCGTCAGGGCTCGACCCGCGCGCCGCAGTTCACCGGTGGTGGCGTCGTCCACGGCCCCACGCCGCGTGACTACAGCCAGCGGACCCCGAAGAAGATGATCGCCGCCGCCCTGCGCGGAGCGCTCTCCGACCGGGCCCGTGAAGGCCGCGTGCACGTGGTCGACCAGTTCGTCGACGGCGACGTGCCCTCGACGAAGGCCGCGAAGGCCGTCCTCGCCGAGGTGACCGAGTTCCTCAAGGTGCTCGTGGTCGTCGAGCGCGATGACGACGTCTCGCTGCTGAGCCTGCGCAACGTGCCGACCGTGCACCTGATCGCGGCCGACCAGCTGAACGCGTACGACGTGCTGTGCAACGACGCGATCATCTTCACCAGCAAGTCGCTGGAGACCTTCGTCGCCGGTACGCCGAAGGGCAAGTCCGTCAAGGCTGTCGCGACGTCGACCGAAGCCGAGCAGGAGGTAGAAGCATGA
- a CDS encoding DUF1501 domain-containing protein, which yields MRETFASLHPDCPDWRRLGPTPADAALRASAAAVAADAEDRESQWSKGFTRRRLLAGGLGVGVAAMTTQLVTTRVSWAEPGAATGGTLIVVFLRGGMDGLSVLVPADDPELLKARPSIAVRAASLLNVQRGFGMHPALAPLLPMMTTGWLAAVPAVSTPDLTRSHFQAQDCLERGGAARSSVQSGWLDRVLQELGPGTTFRGLGIGTRMSRSLLGDSNPIMLSSLKDFTVKGIDGVAPQTLAALKTLYTGIDHPLSVQGLDALKASGQAQTYAKQQEKPAKERGYPDGEFGAALATLAQLIKAKAGVRVATVDLGGWDMHTDLGTVDGGDMTNSLKTVATALAAFVAELGPDLDNTTVVTMSEFGRRVGQNANSGTDHGHGGVALVLGGGVKGGVHGKWEGLAPGVLDQGDVPGTNDYRDVLSEVVMRRLGLSEAQAGKVFPGWKPSPLGIMA from the coding sequence ATGAGAGAGACATTCGCCTCACTGCACCCCGACTGCCCGGACTGGCGTCGGCTGGGTCCGACGCCGGCTGATGCCGCTCTGCGGGCCAGCGCTGCGGCAGTAGCGGCCGATGCGGAGGACAGAGAGTCGCAGTGGAGCAAGGGGTTCACCCGGCGCCGGTTGCTGGCGGGGGGTCTGGGAGTAGGCGTCGCTGCGATGACTACTCAGCTGGTGACTACCCGGGTTTCCTGGGCCGAGCCTGGTGCTGCGACGGGTGGCACGTTGATCGTGGTGTTCCTGCGCGGTGGCATGGACGGGCTGTCGGTGCTGGTACCGGCTGATGATCCGGAGCTGCTCAAGGCTCGCCCGTCCATCGCAGTACGGGCCGCTTCGCTGCTCAACGTGCAGCGTGGGTTCGGCATGCACCCGGCGCTTGCTCCCCTGCTCCCGATGATGACGACGGGGTGGCTGGCCGCGGTACCGGCTGTCTCTACTCCGGATCTGACTCGCAGCCACTTCCAGGCGCAGGACTGTCTGGAGCGTGGTGGGGCCGCTAGATCCTCCGTACAGTCCGGTTGGCTCGACAGAGTCCTACAGGAGCTAGGGCCCGGTACTACGTTCCGCGGGCTGGGGATCGGCACTCGGATGAGCCGGTCGCTGCTGGGAGACTCCAACCCGATCATGCTCAGCTCGCTGAAGGACTTCACAGTCAAGGGCATCGACGGGGTCGCACCGCAGACGCTGGCGGCGCTGAAGACGCTCTACACCGGGATTGACCATCCGCTGAGTGTGCAAGGGCTTGATGCCTTGAAGGCTTCGGGTCAGGCGCAGACCTACGCCAAGCAGCAGGAGAAGCCGGCGAAGGAGCGGGGCTATCCGGATGGCGAGTTCGGAGCGGCCTTGGCGACGCTGGCGCAGTTGATCAAGGCCAAGGCCGGAGTACGGGTGGCCACGGTCGACCTGGGTGGCTGGGACATGCACACGGATCTCGGCACGGTCGACGGCGGCGACATGACCAACTCGCTGAAGACGGTCGCGACCGCGCTGGCTGCCTTTGTCGCTGAGCTCGGGCCCGACCTGGACAATACGACGGTGGTCACCATGAGCGAGTTCGGCCGGCGGGTCGGGCAGAACGCCAACAGCGGTACGGATCATGGGCACGGTGGGGTGGCGCTGGTTCTCGGTGGTGGCGTCAAGGGCGGGGTGCATGGGAAGTGGGAGGGGTTGGCGCCCGGCGTACTGGATCAGGGTGATGTGCCGGGCACCAATGACTACCGCGATGTGCTCTCGGAGGTCGTGATGCGACGGCTGGGGCTCAGTGAGGCTCAGGCCGGCAAGGTCTTCCCAGGCTGGAAGCCGTCGCCGCTCGGCATCATGGCCTGA
- the rpsJ gene encoding 30S ribosomal protein S10, which produces MAGQKIRIRLKAYDHEVIDSSARKIVDTVTRTGAKVAGPVPLPTEKNVFCVIRSPHKYKDSREHFEMRTHKRLIDIIDPTPKTVDSLMRLDLPAGVDIEIKL; this is translated from the coding sequence ATGGCGGGACAAAAGATCCGCATCCGGCTGAAGGCCTACGACCACGAGGTCATCGACAGTTCGGCGCGCAAGATCGTCGACACGGTGACGCGTACTGGTGCGAAGGTTGCTGGCCCGGTGCCGTTGCCGACGGAAAAGAACGTGTTCTGCGTCATCCGCTCGCCGCACAAGTACAAGGACAGCCGCGAGCACTTCGAGATGCGCACCCACAAGCGGCTCATCGACATCATCGACCCCACGCCGAAGACCGTCGACTCGCTGATGCGTCTCGACCTGCCGGCCGGTGTCGACATCGAGATCAAGCTCTGA
- the rplC gene encoding 50S ribosomal protein L3 → MSKTKNTRGLLGTKLGMTQTWDENNRVVPVTVIQAGPCVVTEVRTSASHGYDGVQIAFGDIDPRKVTSPMRGHFEKAGVTPRRHLLELRTADASEYTLGQEIKAEAFAAGEIVDVSATSKGKGFAGVMKRHGFHGLRATHGVHKKHRSPGSIGGCATPGRVFKGMKMSGRMGHEQVTTQNITVHAIDAERGLILVKGAVPGPKGGLVLIRNAAKGATK, encoded by the coding sequence ATGAGCAAAACCAAGAACACGCGAGGTCTGCTGGGCACCAAGCTCGGCATGACCCAGACCTGGGACGAGAACAACCGAGTCGTCCCCGTCACCGTGATCCAGGCCGGCCCGTGCGTGGTGACCGAGGTTCGTACCTCGGCCAGCCACGGCTACGACGGCGTGCAGATCGCGTTCGGCGACATCGACCCCCGCAAGGTGACCTCGCCGATGCGCGGCCACTTCGAGAAGGCCGGCGTGACTCCTCGCCGCCACCTGCTCGAGCTGCGCACCGCTGACGCCAGCGAGTACACGCTCGGCCAGGAGATCAAGGCCGAGGCGTTCGCCGCCGGCGAGATCGTCGACGTGTCCGCCACCAGCAAGGGCAAGGGCTTCGCCGGTGTGATGAAGCGGCACGGCTTCCACGGCCTCCGCGCCACCCACGGTGTGCACAAGAAGCACCGTTCGCCGGGATCCATCGGCGGCTGCGCGACCCCCGGCCGCGTCTTCAAGGGAATGAAGATGTCGGGCCGGATGGGTCACGAGCAGGTCACCACGCAGAACATCACGGTCCACGCGATCGATGCCGAGCGCGGCCTGATCCTGGTCAAGGGCGCTGTCCCCGGTCCCAAGGGCGGCCTTGTGCTGATCCGCAACGCCGCGAAGGGAGCTACCAAATGA
- the rpsL gene encoding 30S ribosomal protein S12 has protein sequence MPTIQQLVRKGRQDKVSKNKTPALKGSPQRRGVCTRVYTTTPKKPNSALRKVARVRLTSGIEVTAYIPGVGHNLQEHSIVLVRGGRVKDLPGVRYKIIRGSLDTQGVKNRKQARSRYGAKKEKS, from the coding sequence GTGCCCACCATCCAGCAGTTGGTCCGCAAGGGCCGCCAGGACAAGGTGTCCAAGAACAAGACGCCGGCCCTGAAGGGTTCCCCTCAGCGTCGTGGTGTGTGCACGCGCGTCTACACGACCACACCGAAGAAGCCGAACTCGGCGCTTCGCAAGGTCGCTCGTGTTCGCCTCACCAGCGGCATCGAGGTCACCGCCTACATTCCCGGCGTCGGCCACAACCTGCAGGAGCACTCGATCGTGCTCGTGCGTGGTGGTCGTGTGAAGGACCTCCCGGGTGTCCGGTACAAGATCATCCGCGGTTCGCTCGACACCCAGGGTGTGAAGAACCGGAAGCAGGCTCGCAGCCGGTACGGCGCGAAGAAGGAGAAGAGCTAA
- the fusA gene encoding elongation factor G, translating to MVRNIGIMAHIDAGKTTTTERILFYTGITYKIGEVHDGAATMDWMEQEQERGITITSAATTCTWKDHTINIIDTPGHVDFTVEVERSLRVLDGAVAVFDGVAGVEPQSETVWRQADRYGVPRICFVNKLDRTGAEFMRCVDMIVDRLAAVPLVLQLPIGSESDFIGVVDLVGMRALTWRGETTMGEDYTVEEIPATHTELAAEWHDKLIETLAEADDEIMEMYLEGEEPTQEQVMAGIRRATIASKLTPVLTGTAFKNKGVQPLLDAINAFLPSPLDVPDIEGHDIKDGSEVVLRKPDDSEPFSALAFKIAADPHLGKLTFIRVYSGKLETGTQVLNPTKGRKERIGKIYRMHANKREEIASVGAGHIVAVMGLKDTTTGETLCDPAKPVLLESMTFPAPVISVAIEPKSKADQEKLGVAIQRLADEDPTFQVRTDEDTGQTIIAGMGELHLEVLVDRMKREFRVEANVGKPQVAYRETIKKKVEKVDYTHKKQTGGSGQFARVIISIEPTAVEAGGEGGYEFVNAVTGGRIPREYIPSVDEGAQEAMEFGVLAGYPMVDVKVTLTDGAYHDVDSSELAFKIAGSMAFKDAARRAQPVILEPMFAVEVITPEDYMGEVIGDLNSRRGQIQSMDEGPGGSRAIKASVPLSEMFGYVGDLRSKTQGRASYSMQFDSYAEVPKNVAEEIIKKARGE from the coding sequence ATGGTGCGCAACATCGGCATCATGGCCCACATCGACGCCGGCAAGACGACGACGACCGAGCGGATCCTGTTCTACACCGGTATCACGTACAAGATCGGTGAGGTCCACGACGGCGCCGCCACGATGGACTGGATGGAGCAGGAGCAGGAGCGCGGCATCACCATCACGTCCGCCGCGACGACCTGCACCTGGAAAGACCACACCATCAACATCATCGACACCCCCGGGCACGTCGACTTCACCGTCGAGGTGGAGCGCTCGCTGCGCGTCCTCGACGGCGCCGTCGCGGTGTTCGACGGTGTCGCCGGTGTCGAGCCGCAGTCCGAGACCGTGTGGCGCCAGGCGGACCGGTACGGCGTACCGCGGATCTGCTTCGTCAACAAGCTGGACCGCACCGGCGCCGAGTTCATGCGCTGCGTCGACATGATCGTCGACCGGCTGGCCGCGGTGCCGCTGGTGCTGCAGCTGCCGATCGGCTCCGAGTCCGACTTCATCGGCGTCGTCGACCTGGTCGGCATGCGCGCGCTGACCTGGCGTGGCGAGACCACGATGGGTGAGGACTACACCGTCGAGGAGATCCCGGCGACCCACACCGAGCTCGCCGCGGAGTGGCACGACAAGCTGATCGAGACGCTGGCCGAGGCCGACGACGAGATCATGGAGATGTACCTGGAGGGCGAAGAGCCCACCCAGGAGCAGGTCATGGCCGGCATTCGCCGCGCCACGATCGCCTCCAAGCTGACCCCCGTGCTGACCGGTACCGCGTTCAAGAACAAGGGCGTCCAGCCCCTGCTCGACGCGATCAACGCCTTCCTGCCGAGCCCGCTCGACGTCCCCGACATCGAGGGTCACGACATCAAGGACGGCAGCGAGGTCGTGCTGCGCAAGCCGGACGACAGCGAGCCCTTCTCGGCGCTGGCCTTCAAGATCGCGGCCGACCCGCACCTGGGCAAGCTGACCTTCATCCGGGTCTACTCGGGCAAGCTCGAGACCGGCACCCAGGTGCTGAACCCGACCAAGGGCCGCAAGGAGCGGATCGGCAAGATCTACCGCATGCACGCGAACAAGCGTGAGGAGATCGCGTCGGTCGGCGCCGGCCACATCGTCGCCGTGATGGGTCTGAAGGACACCACCACCGGTGAGACGCTGTGCGACCCGGCCAAGCCGGTCCTGCTCGAGTCGATGACGTTCCCGGCGCCGGTCATCTCGGTCGCCATCGAGCCGAAGTCGAAGGCAGACCAGGAGAAGCTCGGCGTCGCGATCCAGCGCCTGGCCGACGAGGACCCGACCTTCCAGGTCCGGACCGACGAGGACACAGGCCAGACGATCATCGCCGGTATGGGCGAGCTGCACCTCGAGGTGCTGGTCGACCGGATGAAGCGCGAGTTCCGCGTCGAGGCCAACGTCGGCAAGCCCCAGGTCGCCTACCGCGAGACCATCAAGAAGAAGGTCGAGAAGGTCGACTACACGCACAAGAAGCAGACCGGTGGTTCGGGTCAGTTCGCGCGTGTGATCATCAGCATCGAGCCGACCGCGGTCGAGGCGGGTGGCGAGGGCGGTTACGAGTTCGTCAACGCCGTCACCGGTGGCCGTATCCCCCGGGAGTACATCCCGTCGGTGGACGAGGGCGCCCAGGAAGCCATGGAGTTCGGCGTCCTGGCCGGCTACCCGATGGTGGACGTCAAGGTCACCCTGACCGACGGCGCCTACCACGACGTCGACTCGTCCGAGCTGGCCTTCAAGATCGCCGGTTCGATGGCCTTCAAGGACGCGGCCCGCCGCGCCCAGCCGGTCATTCTCGAGCCGATGTTCGCGGTCGAGGTCATCACGCCCGAGGACTACATGGGTGAAGTGATCGGCGACCTCAACTCACGCCGCGGCCAGATCCAGTCCATGGACGAAGGCCCCGGTGGCAGCCGGGCCATCAAGGCCTCGGTGCCGTTGTCCGAGATGTTCGGGTATGTCGGGGACCTGCGGTCGAAGACCCAGGGCCGCGCGTCGTACTCGATGCAGTTCGATTCCTACGCCGAGGTTCCGAAGAACGTGGCGGAAGAGATCATCAAGAAGGCCCGCGGCGAGTAA
- the rpsG gene encoding 30S ribosomal protein S7, with protein sequence MPRKGPAPKRPVIIDPVYSSPLVTQLISKILVDGKKQIAQSIVYTALEGTRTKTGTDPVITLKRALDNVKPSIEVKSRRVGGATYQVPIEVKPGRSTTLALRWLTSYSRARREKTMSERLMNEILDASNGLGAAVKRREDTHKMADANKAFAHYRW encoded by the coding sequence ATGCCCCGCAAGGGTCCCGCACCCAAGCGGCCGGTCATCATCGACCCGGTCTACAGTTCGCCGCTCGTCACCCAGTTGATCTCGAAGATCCTGGTGGACGGCAAGAAGCAGATCGCGCAGAGCATCGTCTACACGGCCCTCGAGGGCACGCGGACGAAGACGGGCACCGACCCGGTCATCACGCTCAAGCGCGCCCTGGACAACGTGAAGCCCAGCATCGAGGTGAAGAGCCGCCGAGTCGGTGGAGCCACCTACCAGGTGCCGATCGAGGTCAAGCCCGGTCGCTCGACCACGCTCGCCCTGCGCTGGCTCACGTCGTACTCCCGGGCCCGCCGCGAGAAGACGATGTCCGAGCGCCTGATGAACGAGATCCTGGACGCGTCGAACGGTCTGGGTGCCGCGGTCAAGCGCCGCGAGGACACGCACAAGATGGCCGACGCCAACAAGGCTTTCGCCCACTACCGCTGGTGA
- a CDS encoding nuclear transport factor 2 family protein — translation MTDLPAYLQPFVLDVAQGAEHRVDRVGELDFYRPAGTARTGAILLVHGGPGPAHLEVSPRDWPVYQGYATAIAQRGQVAVLANHSLIHGLDQLATAADDVEAAVGVLRADPQVDPERVVLWFFSGAGLLAGEWLDSRPDWLHAVALTYPLLATPPGVDELVSAAEVIGKHKDLPVLLTRVGREREELARPVAEFVSAGGAALDIIDVPKGQHGFDMLDHSEESRAAVTKALDWAIAHLGEDPTAPSQLPIPSATIPAPQPTKTPTTATAPAARTAAPRSSVGVAEQPAVPASQQRASETTITTQATITTPSPSATPAPAPTPSSAPTPVPAETAASRVVAREHAAFEAHDLEAFLALYSPTALLQFADGPVMRGRRSLREHYRPQFEAGECKRELIQRMLVGDWVVEQTIIGQTPTVALYQVQDGLITEVRFIS, via the coding sequence ATGACGGACCTCCCGGCGTACCTGCAACCGTTTGTGCTGGACGTCGCGCAGGGTGCGGAGCACCGGGTCGACCGGGTCGGCGAGCTCGACTTCTACCGGCCTGCCGGGACCGCTCGCACCGGCGCGATCCTGTTGGTCCACGGTGGTCCCGGACCCGCGCATCTCGAGGTGTCGCCGCGGGACTGGCCGGTGTACCAGGGATATGCCACGGCCATCGCGCAGCGCGGCCAGGTGGCCGTCCTGGCCAACCACAGCCTGATCCACGGACTCGACCAGCTGGCGACCGCCGCGGACGACGTAGAGGCCGCTGTCGGCGTCCTGCGGGCCGATCCGCAGGTGGACCCGGAGCGCGTCGTGCTGTGGTTCTTCTCCGGCGCCGGACTGCTGGCGGGGGAGTGGCTGGACAGCCGCCCCGACTGGCTCCACGCCGTCGCTCTGACCTATCCCTTGCTCGCCACGCCGCCCGGTGTCGACGAACTGGTTTCCGCCGCCGAAGTGATCGGCAAACACAAAGACCTGCCGGTGCTGCTGACCCGGGTCGGGCGCGAGCGCGAAGAGCTTGCCCGACCGGTGGCGGAGTTCGTCTCCGCCGGTGGCGCCGCGCTGGACATCATCGACGTACCGAAAGGGCAACACGGCTTCGACATGCTCGACCACAGCGAAGAGTCCCGCGCCGCGGTGACCAAGGCCCTCGACTGGGCCATCGCCCACCTGGGCGAAGACCCCACCGCACCCAGCCAACTCCCGATCCCCAGCGCCACGATCCCGGCTCCCCAACCCACGAAGACCCCAACCACCGCAACCGCGCCGGCCGCGCGGACCGCGGCACCCCGTTCGTCGGTCGGTGTGGCCGAGCAGCCTGCTGTGCCCGCCAGCCAGCAGAGAGCATCGGAGACCACCATCACCACGCAGGCGACCATCACCACCCCGAGCCCGTCCGCGACCCCCGCTCCGGCCCCGACGCCGAGCTCGGCTCCGACTCCGGTGCCTGCGGAGACTGCTGCTTCGCGGGTGGTGGCGCGGGAGCATGCGGCGTTCGAGGCGCACGACCTGGAGGCGTTCCTGGCGCTGTACTCGCCGACGGCGCTGCTCCAGTTCGCCGACGGACCGGTCATGCGCGGACGGCGTTCCCTGCGTGAGCACTACCGGCCGCAGTTCGAGGCGGGCGAGTGCAAGCGTGAACTGATTCAGCGGATGCTGGTCGGCGACTGGGTGGTCGAGCAGACGATCATCGGCCAGACCCCGACCGTCGCGCTGTACCAAGTACAGGACGGCCTGATCACCGAAGTCCGCTTCATCAGCTGA